From Platichthys flesus chromosome 7, fPlaFle2.1, whole genome shotgun sequence:
CTCTCACATCATCGAGCTTTCCACCCTGAGCATGGTGTCAGGAAAATGGCTGCCATTGGAATTGTCTATTGTGTTAGTGCCTCAAACAAATGGTTGTGTGCACTGGATGTATCACTGTTTCCATGTTTTGCTCTATTGTATTACTGAGTTATCGTGTCCTGTTTACAAATCACCCAtggctgctctgattggccctGTTTGTCCCGCCCTCTCTCTATGGAGGCCAGTGATTGGGCAACAGTCATGTCTTAGAGTAACAGGTCAATAACATTCACTATGTGTCGTGTAGTGTCACTGATTATTGAaacatgatgataatgatgtcCTGACAGAAGTTGCCCGTCACAGATCACCCTTCCCTGTACTGGCTACCAATTATGTTACTGTTATGTGATGCCCAACAACTTTAACAGGATAGTATCATTGGTTGAAGGTGGAAATGTATGGTTACTTAACACTTTTTCAAATTGGTAATGTGTGCATTGTATAGCATCAATTAGGTTAAATGAAAAGTTTGaaattaatgtgtttgttttgccaAGAATtagatgaaaagatcaatatAAGTCTCAATCAACATCAAGTATGAAGCTAGAGCCAGCAGATGTTTAGCTTAGCCTACCACAAATACTGCAAGCAGGGGGAAACTGCTAGCAGTCCACCTGCCTCTCCGAAGCATTATGTCAACAGAGACGGAAGCATTATGTCAACTGTAGACTCTCAATTCACATTTCTTAAATCAAACTCTCTAAAAACAGTAAATTCCTTTCCATATAATAAGACAAACTATAATCATTATATCTCTTCACTGATGTTTTTTAAgattttcaacaatggcttcATCCATACTTAACGTTACTACATACTGCACATCCATGCCCAGCATACGTAAGGCGTACAGCACGCTGGGcatgtgtaaacaggaagcatttgtttgttagttgcAAAATTTAAATGGATTGCTCGAATAACACCTTTTCTTTTACACAtaacagttgtatcattgtaaaatgcagaatataATGTACAATGTACAATGTAAAATGTACAACATCTGccagcaaagacaacagggtcatttgtaattgattatccattttgcgttctacactggtagaGGAAGCAAATGCTGTAATAGGACCACTGACAAATCAGTGAATGCTACGTCgtaaaagacccaatcagcaattGGTTGTGAGACGACTTTGTTGCCAAACATCACTGTTCCTACAATGCTACCCAAAAGTTTTAAAACAAGAAATGAGTTAGCAGCGACTATATGAACTTTTCGTTTTATCAACTCTAAAACTCGAGAGCAGTACAGAGggattttcaaattaaaatgtagttATATGgcctttgttttaattaatttggcAACTGACAAAAAGACTCAAGCTCCATATTCATCCATTTTCACAATAttcctcagcagcttcaggtctACAGCGTTCATTCACCACGTTTCTCACAGGATGTGGTGGCATGCTGGAGTTTACTCTGTAGTTCCCTGGCAACCTCATGGTGGAGTATgacagctgcttcctgtctttAAGCAAGCATCCTGAATTTAGCTTTTCTAATATaccttctcatctaactctcagCACAGAAGTGAATAGAAGCATATGGGTGCTttgcaaaaatgtaataaattattataaattacaAACTGCAGCTACAGAGCAGGTGAGGCTGTCCATATTATGGGCTGGGGAGGAGCTGAGAACAACCACATCAAAGCTCTGTTCAGCAGTGTTAACTCTGTAGAAGAAGAAGGGTGACATCCTTTCAGGTACTTTGTGGAGAGATAGACTGGTCACTTCACAGCTTGCTGATAGCCTATAAAGATATTAACAAGCTAATATAACTGAAGAGAGATAATGTATGGACATGTTCGGACAATTATTTGTTGTACATTAGTATATGCTTATATTCTgtgtataaaaacatttgtgtggaAGCTTGTTGGAAGTCAGATGCTCTGCACGATGAGGCTCTTACAAGAAAAGCCGATGCCCAGCTCCTCTAATCACTGACTTCTTGTGGATGATATTTCAGGTTGCAGTGTTAGTTTTTGTTCTGTGCCAGTAATTGCAAATGACCTCCTGTAGATGTTTTCGATGGGAAGCCAGAAAGCAGCCTCAGCTATGAAAGCAATGTGTCTTTCCTCTTGTAAAGCTTTCAGAGAGCCAGCTCTCCAGGGCCACTTCGTTGTTGTAGTGCTTGTTGATATTTGGCATCTACGCTGCCGGCAGCTCAGACTTTGAATGAATCAGGTTAATCTTATAACATGCTATACATGCAGGACAGCTTGGTCTCACCTTTGTAAGGCAGTGTGCAACTTCTGTAGCATGCACATTGCTTCATTCAGGTATGGTCCTCCTCTGTGATTTAACACGCTGTTGTTTCTGCCTGGTCAGGTTTGACTACTGCAGGTTCATAGAGCTAGACTACGTTCCCATGGAGACAGGCTATATGGTCTCAATGCGTCCAACTAAAGGCTCTCCATCGACCAAGTCTCCAAGTAAAGGATACACCTCCACCAAGTCTCCGGACCGCCACAACCGTTCCACAAactctccctccacccctcGTTCTCGGTCTGTCCTGAGTCCCTCCTGTTTCCTTCAGATCAGTGTTGATCCTCTGAAGCATGTGAATAATGAGACTGTTTGACTGTTGGGAATGTTTCATTATGTTATTTTGTGGAAAACTGAATTGTTTCCTCACTGTCATGACTACGCTGACCTGTATCTCTTGCTTGGTCCTTTCAGTTTGTTTATACTCTTCTGTTTTTCATactctgttgtttcttttgatttatgtttcttttaGTTATGTCATTGAGCGGGTtatttgtttttgatatttGGTTTGGTTTCCATCTTTGCACAGCACATTGTCTTTTTGCAACAAACTGCAACATCACCGTCAGTGCaaaaggaagtgtgtgtgtctcaggcaGGACCGTCTATGGGTAGTGTTTGTAACGTGTCTGTGGGTATTTGGGCATATCTGTGTTGTACTTGCATGATAGTGAACTTTAGACTTTTGCAACTTTAGACTTTTTGCATTCAAATAATGTCATGTTTGCAGATCACAGAGTTCACTGTCACCTCAGTGTCTACATTCAGAAGCCTATTACCACTCTCAAGCTGACCAAGTCTCAAAATAGATAATTTACTGTTTTGGGTTTTCTTACAGCATCTTTACCTTTTAGAGAAACACAACTCTTCCACTGATTTAGCAGCTAACTTTAGCTAGTTACCCTAAATTCCCAGGGATATTCCATGATAATAAAAACAGGTCTATCTCAGATCATTTCAGGGAGTTGACTAGTATGAAAGATATCTTGTTTTGGAAAACTGGGGACTAGTACTAGTTACTAAAGGAGTAGATTGGTCTTACCCCTAGTGACCACCTGATGCCCCATATACAGACTATAACTGACTGAATGTTTACATTGAATAAGGTAGTTTGACTCAATCCTGGACTAATATGGGAGAGTGGAAGAGGGTTGTGATCCGTGAGATTAACACGTTTCCTCTTACTTTGAACCAGGCGGACTCCTGCCACACCCAGTAATAGAGATCCCTATGGCAACGcctctttcagcagcagcagcaactcaGGCTCTTGTAAAGGCAGCGACTGCAGCCCAACCAAAGGGTGAGGCATCACACATTGCATGGCATGCTCAGTAAAACTGATGATTGCATGCAGTTCAATCCAAAAGTGAACATATTTCCATTCCCTTGCTGTTTAATTAGCCTGATGATCAGACGACCTGCTCTGTCATTGTCACTTAATTATCGAAATCACTCAACAAGAAGTGGGCAGCAATTCACTAGCCTGGATTCAGGGTCTAATTTTACAgcgtctgtctccctctgctttTTAGTGATTATATCACACAAGCAAAAGGATTTAATAGGAAATCAAACACCTTGTGTCATCAAAATAGTGATGATAATTATCTTCCATGGACAGGAAGCAACAAAGTTATACAAATTAATCTCGGTAAACTACTGGACAGCACAATAGCCAGCTAGTGAGCAGCACATGGCTCCTAAAGAGCCTGTGACATTTCCATAATAAACTGGTGAAGATCAAAACCaaatgtctttctctgtctagTCCTTTAAACATGCCTGATGCTTTTAATCAAGATTCATGAGTTATGCCCTTGGAAAtctgtaaaaatgtcaaaaaacaaacaccctATCTGACAATGAAAGAACATTTCTTGATCTGGCCTCTGATTCAGATCCACACCAAGTTCAATGCAttcttccctgatccatacTGCATTAATCCAACAAGTTTCATTGCTTACAAACATCCCAACACACCAACGAACAaagggacaggggtgaaaaaatAACCCCCTTGACAAGGAACAAGGGAGTGATATTGGCTTTGTATCTGTCAGTGGGGCACAAATACAAATTgctccatgtttgtttgatgTAAACCCCTTTTAGATAATTTGTTGGCTGGGTAAAATGTATGTCCTGCAAGATGATAAGTCAGTATTTTTCTGCTCGCAAGTGGACCAAAACATCACCCATTCTAGGTTTAAAAGTAGGCAGGATCAGTTATTTGcaccaaaacacacagtttGCAATATAATAGACTTGTTcagtacaaataaaaatatttaggTTTCTTTTAATCCAACCCTCAAGTGGTTTCAAGACATAAAGAATATAAACTTGCAACACTTAAGTTTGAAGAGCAGCTCTACCCAGAAACACCATCAGTCTCTTGATTTACCTGCCCTGTGTTTCCTAGACGTCACCAGAAGTACACTTCATGTACAGACAACCATGGTATTCGGCCACCTCCACCAGAGCAGTACCTCACACCCCTACAGCAGAAGGAGGTGTGTATCCGACACCTGCGGTCCAGGCTAAAGGAAACCATAACCACACTGCAAGACAGGTGAGATACTTAGAGGGGAGTAGAAATTATCAAACTTGATCAAAAAGACTGTTTAATTTGTTGGGTTTTCCCTAGCTAAAATCTTTATCCTTCCTACTCACTTATATTCCTGCTTTCTTTTCTCCTGTCCCTTTTCATCCTCATAGGGACACAGAGATAGATTCGCTGAGAGGCCAGCTTTACAGGATGCAGGAAGACTGGGTTGAGGAGGAGTGTCACCGTGTAGAGGCTCAGCTGGCCCTGAAGGAGGCGCGTCAGGAGATCCAGCAGCTCAAACAGGCTGTGGACACTGTACGGTTGAGGCTCAGTGATGCAGGAGGATCCAGTGGGGATATAGGGGTCCAGAAGTACTTCCAGGACATTAACACTCAGAACCACAAGCTTGAGAACCTTTTGCTCAATATGGAGTTAGCCCAGGCTGGATTAGCCAAAGAGGGGGAGGTCTTACCAGGCTATCGAACCCGTGTTGGGGGTTCCGCGCCAGCATCAGTATCTGGGGAGAGTCCAGGGGGAATACCCAAACCTGGAATAGGAGGCAGGGGGTCTTGCTCCTGCGATGGTTCTCCAGCGCGTTCTCTGACCCGGAGCTCCACCTACACTAAGCTCACTGATCAGGCAGATCAGAATGGCAATGGACATGACTTCCCTTGTTTGTCAGGTGATGGCACCCAGGACAGTGGCTTTGTGTGCTGTGGGGAGAGCAGCATTCCCAGCCGGGCCGATTTGCTGCTGGAGGCTGCCTTTCTCTCTGAGGAAACAGCAGCACTACTCAACTCCTACACACAAACCTTCTCCCAGTCTCTGCCCAACTATATGCCCAACTCGCTGCCCAACTCTTTGCCCAACTCTCTGCCCAACTCTCTGCCTCACACCTACTCCCATACCTTACCTCGTTCTTTCCCTCACAATTTGTCCCACTCTGTTCCCCACACTATGCCACACTCATCCACCTACGAGAAGCTGTGCACAAGTGAACGGATTATGCCCTTTCGTTGTGGCCTGGGTGAAGTGGGCTGTATGAGCCACCCCTGCCTGTCCCACCACCACCTGTACCTGCATCCCCTTCGAGAAATGGGCATTCAGACTGAAAGTTGCCCCATTCCTGCTACAGCAGGTTACCCCTCTGATCTAGATACCATTGCAGAGCAACGCACTTTTCGCTCTCAGGCTTGCAGCCCTACCTCCACCTGGATGTCtgatgagggggaggaggaccTAGACTCCATCACCACCACAACTTCAGTGACCACAGCGACTTTAATGAGTACAGCAACAGAGCCAATCCCGGCCTCCAAAACAACATTGGTCTCTCCTTTACCACGGTCTGCTACTATGACATTCACACTGGAGAGACCTTCATGTGTCGGCAAAGAgggagtggaggaagaggaaaaggaggagatggaaaagagagagaatgcaACATATGCAAATGCTGAATCAACAGAGATGCATAATGACACAACATTGATCAAGCCGGAGGGTGATGTGAATCAGAGGCAGGGCGCAGTAGGAGGAACTGAGGTTGAAAGGCAAGGTGCAGTGGAGGAGGCGGAATCAGAAAAACTGTGTGACTTATCAGAAACATCATCAGGGATGCATGATGAGCTTAAATTTGCAGGATGTTGTGGAGAGAGCAGGCagaatggaaaaacaaagaaaaacctcACCGCGGAAGAAGTAGGTCTATCCGCAGGATCAACTCAAGTCGAGACAGCACAGCTGAGTCCAAGTCAGTCAGAATTATCACCAGGCGTAGAGATGCCACATACCTCCCAGCCGAGGAGATCTGCTTCCCATGAGGAGATAGCTGGCATCACTGTCGTAGAGGTTAACgatgaggatgaagacgagaataaaactaaagaaaaagtCACAGCAGAGGGTGCcgcagcagagcaggaacatTCGTCTGACTCCGAGACAATTGAGAAAAGCTACTGGAGTCGTCACTTCCTAGTTGATCTGTTAGCAGTGGCCATCCCAGTGGTACCAACAGTGGCATGGCTGTGCCGCGGTCCAGTCCGTGACAGACTGCCCATGTATCATATAGGGTCACTGCTGCGAGGCTGTTGCACTGTGGCACTGCACTCGCTGCGCAGGGGAGGTGGATTGAGGCATTACCCCGCAGGCGGGGGAGATTTGGGTGGATCCCAGATATGAGAGGAGAATACGTCCAGCACTTCTATGGTCATTAAATGTAGCCCCTCTCGTATGGGTATGGGTCAAAATATGTTttaggagaagaagagaaagtccTACATTTCTTGTGTTAAAGCTGAGAGAGGCTGCAGGAACAGGAAACATGCATTCATGACTTTGATCTCTGACCTTTAATctgttgtgtgtggttttattgTCTCTTGCCCACTTATTCCTGCTGTTGCTAACAATATGTCTGCTAACACTACTGACTTGTGCAAAACTGAATGAGCTGACTTAAATGAATGATTAATGCTTGGATGTTTGCtctgaatgttttgtttttatgtgcaGGGAAAATGTTAAAGATCCATTAATCTGCCAACCTATTAATCTGACTCACATTTGGCATGTTAAAATGATCATGTGTAGATGAGTGAGAACATGAAatgtggtatgtgtgtgtacatgttgtaTGCACATGTAACCAAATAGTCTTCAAATAGAATCCACCCTAATTCAGAATCCATACATTTCCTAAATGTTTTGGGTTCTCTTTTGAGTGTTAACGTCATCAACTGATCAAGAACAATAATGCAGACACAGAGCTCAAGTTGATTCTAAAAAGGTAGAAATACATTGAACAAAGTAAGGCTGCCAAGTACCACGAAGACATTTTACTGCTGATTCCACCATTGTTCCCATTCCAACTCTGAATATTGGGCTTTTTTTTTCGTTATGGTGGTTTTGTACTGGTGGCCATtcatttagtttaatttgaACTAGTTTCTCACTAAGGGCTAAAGCCTGAGTAGTGATGAACTCCCCTTGATAAACTGTAGGGAGTTCATAGGAAGCTGCAGCCAGCAGgcattagcttagcttagcatgcaGACCGAAAGAATGAAGGCATGGCTAACCTCAGCAGCCTGAGGAACCTGAACCCCACAAGTTCAATTTATAGGATGTTAAGTGCATAAAGTCTAACTTGTTAGTAAAATGTAGAGTTGCTAGGACTTTGGACACATTTCCAAACTCTAGTTCTGTACTTAATGTTGTGACTTAGTACAAAGCCATGACCGAGTTGGAGGTTtgacaaaaaactgaaactgatTGTCAGGGCAGATCAGGATAATTAATGAATTGAATAAGCAATGGAAATCAATTGTTTGATCTTATTCGCCAAATGAGGATTTgatagaaagacagaaagcAGACAATCACTTCCTTTTGGTTTTATATTCCTATTCCCAAGGGACACATTTATATTCTTTCTTTCAATAGGATTTTGCAGTATAATCGAAACTTAATGAATAGGAGCTTCGTCCACAGCCAACATATAACAAACTCCCCAACGCATAGTGAGCCATTAAAGAGCAGTTAGACATTTCGGGGGAAATGTGCGTACTATAGCCTTCTTGCGCAAAGTGATTGATATCATATCCCCAAGCTAGCAGCTGGTTAAGAGCTtagctttgtttattttagcTTTGTTTAGCATAACGGCAGGTAGCAGAGAGAATCAGCTAACCTGGCTCGGCTGTACAGCTCACTACAGCTGAGTTCAGACATTTTCAGACGCACATTAGTCTTTCACTTATGAACAAAGAAGTAGGAGATTCTCTGGTCAGATGTGTTCATAACAACACAAAATCTCCCTGGAGTGTAAGGCTGAGGGGTGGTGGAGCAGGCAGAAGCAGGACGTAACATATTAATTCCACAGCAGAGATCACAGCTTTtagtttacagcacatcaacatcGACgtggccctcatcaccaaaagatCTCAAATCTGGTTGACTTTTCCATAAAGCATAAATTATGGTTTTACACTGTGAAGTGTGCTGGAACGATTTAGCAACacctctctttgttttgtttgtttgtgttcattttaaaaGCCTTTCTAAATTAAAGGATGAGTATTTAGGTTTGATACTGTTCTACAATAATCTGGCTCAACTCGAGTGTGTCGAGTGTATTAGAGCTCTCAGGGTTTCCAATACAATATGTCAATAGGgaaatatttgttgtttccagcaAAAGCAGataaaattaatataataaaatatttctccATATACATACATCTTTCATTGGAACAAGATAACCAAAACATTAACTCAAATGTTGTCAATCTATTACttgaaggttcagtgtgtaaatctagtgacatctactggtgagttgcaagttgcagctgaatatcTAAATCTTACAAACGGGACCTCTAAGGATATACAAAATCAACCATtaacaaaacatcaacacaatttccCAGGATAAAAACCAAATGTGTCCACTGTTAAATCACCAAAAAAGGCAAACTCACTTTTTCATTTACACAGTCTGAACTTTGAACGTTGAGGCCTCCACCATGAGACCAGCCAGGTGTGTTTGTTCTGAAGGGATGTTTCAGGTGAGCGGACTTCCTGTATAGATTCTGGGGGTGGAGCCACAGGGAGCAGTAGGAGGGGATTTTCCACAGGCTTTCGTCTATGGGATAAAATACTGAAAACAACAGGGAAATTATGTTTTAGAGTGGAATTTTGCCAGTCCTCAGTCCTATGATTGATCGACATACCCTGTATCTTGCATCTGAagcaaacatcaaatattatcaACCGATGTGGTTGAACAGGAGAAGTCATGTAAAATCAGAGATCTGTTTGTAGATACTCACTGGCCCAGTGTGACACTTTGATGTAAATCTGAATGAAGTGAGCCGTGCTCAGTCCATGCGCTGTAAATTTCTGCTTACTTTAATGCGTCTGTGGTGTAGTTTAACCGTCACTCTGGTTGTGTGTATTTCAAGTCCACTGTGCAAGCATTTCTAGACACAACACCATATGTTACATGACACTCACTATGTGATATAATAATAAGGTATCTGGCTTTGGGCTTACATTTGGGATCAGAGTGTGTtcttttgtgtgaatgtgtgttttatgagaGGACTTCGATGAAAGTGACATGTCGATttgctgctgttctgcagatgttggattttaaatgttacaAGGGCACGTGAGTGACTCTGAAAGAAGAAAACTCGGCCAACTGTCAGAGACCCTTGCGCCAACTGTGGATCGCTCAAAAAACAACTGGACACAAACCTGCAAAAGGAGTCCAACAACAACTGAACTGAATAAACAGTGcgaatcatgttttttttgttttggttatttttaACTATTTGGTTGGCATATTTGCACAATGTTCACTTAAATAATTTTAAGCAATTATTTGAAGTTGAGATTGTTTGGAAGTGTTGTGTGTCCACTGAGTTCAGATAAAATGTCCTGTTGGTCTGTTGCGTCATCAAGTTTGACACAGTGCTGTCGGTGATTGTGGCCACAAAAAATCCGCAGGAAATTTCATATATGAAAATGCAGATATTTCAGGTACAAAATAGTATCAAACACGTGTGAATACTGCAGACCAGTTTCCTTTCATCTGTGAGAGGAGCCTTTGATCTGAGCTCTACATGTACAGTATCTACAGGCCACAGCAGCTCTCACAAACATTTAAGTCtaaatgctgtttttaaaatccCAAACAGGCAGAGAATGAGCAGTGTTTATGATAACTGGTCAAAAAGGTGTGATTGTCAGACATCAGTGACAAATCATGACGAGCCATGAAAAGATTGAGTGGATGCCTGGAGGTACaggactgccccccccccggtcaCACTCATCCATCACCTCTCCGCTGTAAGTGACACACGTCTTGGCTGACGTGGATTAGCAGTTTGAAATTTCATGTTTTACAAAAAGCCATACAAGCCTGTGAGGGAGCAGGTGTGCGAATGTGATTGTTAATCTCAATATTAATGTACTGTGTAAAGAAATGATGAGAGTGATGGCGAGTGTATGCCTGCACTGTACTGTGGTTTGAGTGTGGTGCGGTCACCTAACACAGGCTGTGGGAACAGAAACAGGGTGTCAGAGCAGAagagagggtggaggtggggaACTTGTGATACTGTGTTTCGAGGTTCAGGAGTTCAGGTTTGTTGTGGGAAGCAGCGATCAACTCAGCACTGTTAATTTACCTCTATGCACAGCTGCATTATGTGGTCATATGTCTGATAAGTTTATTCTCTCAAAGCTCTTATTGTAAAGTCGTGAGACGAGTGATGACCAAGAAGTTGGATTTCTAGCGTTTCACAAAGATCCGAAAGtcctaaaagttttttttttttaattttgtgcGGTTCATTATCTTGTTTGAACGAGTTAAGCTCAGTGTCTCCTGCACACAGGCTTTTGTGGAACTAGCATTTCTAAATGATCTTGTACATGGAGTTATTATAGTTTCACAAGATGCAACTAGTGTGCATGTGACCACAAGactataaattatatatatatatatatattaattaacaCAGACCTTGAGCTTTTTTGCATATATTATCATTTTTGCACatgttatattgttgttattaccacaagtttttatcttgtttgcatattatcttatcttatactAACTTATTGGCAAAAAgtcatcttttatttaattgttcaCAAGTTACACACAATCCTTTTTAACTCTCCCTAGAAAATAAACACGATATTGTTCACATGTTAATAACTTGTGTATCTTCCACACAATATGGATCATAGACATACAAGTTACGCACAGGTTATTGTTAAATCTCTCCAATTGTGCTACTTTTATGCTTATCTTGAATTTCCATTTAAGATAGTAACAAATGTAGGCAAATTATTATCCTGCAAACACTAAATCAATCTTTTTGTAATGGGACTTTGGGGACTTTGTATTCATTAGCTTGTTGTCTTTGATTTaatatgttttcaatgtttaGAGAGACCTGTATTAAACCTGCATGACTTCACTTACTCAAGCAGGTTTGGTGACAGTCACATCTTAAATCTCCTACATTTAGCTGATTAATATTCAAACATCATGGGCTTCAGCGGTCTTCGTTGGGATTCTGACAGTCCAGTAATGTTAAATGTTGGAGTCCCAGCAGAGGCTTCAGACTCGTCGGGATGTGACTGTAAAGTTTCCTCCAATCAATCTTGACCGTACAGCACTTTATCAAAAGATCCTTGTAACGCAGGGTAGGCCGTTCGGCTGTCCCTCACTGTACCTCTGCAGTGACCCCTCTCTGTCCCATAATACACCTGAACTTCCTGCTGTGGTGTGAGGTTGTGTCAGTGTACGATGTGAGGCAGTGACTGGTTGATTATATACTACGTATATCCTTAGACATACTTAATGCTGAATATTTCCTGGGGAcaacaggaggaggtgggaggggagtttgcctttttttgttgttgtcaataTCTGAACATGAGATTTCATTTTATGCTTTATTTCTTGTCTGATTGTCTGAATATATGTTCCATAGACTATGTAATGAAAATTAATGTATACAGAGTTTATATCCAGTCTTCTAACATTCTGCCATTGAGGTCATTCAAAGCCTTGTTTAGTCAATCAGTGGCCATCTTTGGTATCTACAGATAATGTGTTGTAAATTAACTATTTTAATGGCAATAGTAGTGTGTACAGTATAATACATCAGTAGACTACTTCTCCATTCACACTCCCACCACACTGTGTAAAGAAAGAGCAGAAGACCCTATATTAAACAGCATGGAGGAAATGTTTTTgtcgtctttgtctctggatgtttatTTTCCTTGATGTTGTGTTATGTGTTAATATACATGAGGCGAATAGGGGAAACAAACCCCAACCAGTTAATGTGAACAGAaggagtttttatttgttttacaataTTATCTTGGTTACATTTGtatataaacttttttttttacagaatgacagtaatgatcagattacataCCTAGAAAATTAAAGGAAATACATGCATCCAAACATGAACAGCATTAAAAGGAGCGACTCTATATATAACAAGTAGAAATCACGGTGAGCTCTGCTCAGTCTCACTGTGCTCATCAGCAGAGGAAGGAATTTAAACTGAGCAGGTGATTTTTCAGCATAATATTTTTTCTGCAGTTAAcaagtttgttttcatgaaatCTCTCATtaacatgaggcaccatgaacACGACCATTGAACTTGAAATGGATACAGGAAAATCAACCTCTTAAAAAGGTAGTGGAAAGTGCACTTAGTGGGTCTGCCCAGCGGGGACCCTGTCCAAACAAATACCAAAGACTCCCTTGAAAGTAACACAAGACG
This genomic window contains:
- the snphb gene encoding syntaphilin → MSAPAPANRRSGSGSRRFDYCRFIELDYVPMETGYMVSMRPTKGSPSTKSPSKGYTSTKSPDRHNRSTNSPSTPRSRRTPATPSNRDPYGNASFSSSSNSGSCKGSDCSPTKGRHQKYTSCTDNHGIRPPPPEQYLTPLQQKEVCIRHLRSRLKETITTLQDRDTEIDSLRGQLYRMQEDWVEEECHRVEAQLALKEARQEIQQLKQAVDTVRLRLSDAGGSSGDIGVQKYFQDINTQNHKLENLLLNMELAQAGLAKEGEVLPGYRTRVGGSAPASVSGESPGGIPKPGIGGRGSCSCDGSPARSLTRSSTYTKLTDQADQNGNGHDFPCLSGDGTQDSGFVCCGESSIPSRADLLLEAAFLSEETAALLNSYTQTFSQSLPNYMPNSLPNSLPNSLPNSLPHTYSHTLPRSFPHNLSHSVPHTMPHSSTYEKLCTSERIMPFRCGLGEVGCMSHPCLSHHHLYLHPLREMGIQTESCPIPATAGYPSDLDTIAEQRTFRSQACSPTSTWMSDEGEEDLDSITTTTSVTTATLMSTATEPIPASKTTLVSPLPRSATMTFTLERPSCVGKEGVEEEEKEEMEKRENATYANAESTEMHNDTTLIKPEGDVNQRQGAVGGTEVERQGAVEEAESEKLCDLSETSSGMHDELKFAGCCGESRQNGKTKKNLTAEEVGLSAGSTQVETAQLSPSQSELSPGVEMPHTSQPRRSASHEEIAGITVVEVNDEDEDENKTKEKVTAEGAAAEQEHSSDSETIEKSYWSRHFLVDLLAVAIPVVPTVAWLCRGPVRDRLPMYHIGSLLRGCCTVALHSLRRGGGLRHYPAGGGDLGGSQI